In Campylobacter sp. 2014D-0216, the following proteins share a genomic window:
- a CDS encoding FtsW/RodA/SpoVE family cell cycle protein: MIKLDRRILTHFDFVQPLLILPIIAISFLLIYEANIRLAEKQLIYTLVGFAGFAFFFFLPLRRLMWLIPVLYWINIILLASVDIFGVEKLGARRWLEIPFTHFTIQPSEIFKPSFILMLAYLIYQNPPPPNGYGLKQFLKLSFYIILPFLLIAGEPDLGTALVLLIVGFGALFIIGVNYKIWLSIFLAIAIASPIIYSDFLKPYQKQRIHDFLAEEPSYHVKQSIIAIGSGGLSGKKADEATQTHFKFLPISTSDFIFAYLTERFGFLGAVAIILLYTLLIFHLLSLNYKLKDDYFTRVVTNCIALFIFIYVAVNISMTIGFAPVVGIPMPFFSHGGSSFATFMVFFGILQNLITFRYLAIEKAVKIKF; the protein is encoded by the coding sequence TTGATAAAGCTTGATAGAAGAATTTTAACACATTTTGATTTTGTACAACCTCTTCTTATATTGCCTATCATTGCCATATCATTTCTTTTAATATATGAAGCCAATATACGCTTAGCTGAAAAACAGCTTATTTATACCTTAGTGGGTTTTGCGGGCTTTGCATTTTTTTTCTTTTTGCCTTTAAGAAGATTAATGTGGCTCATACCTGTGCTTTATTGGATTAATATCATCTTGCTTGCAAGTGTTGATATTTTTGGTGTGGAAAAACTTGGAGCAAGAAGATGGCTTGAAATTCCTTTTACACATTTTACTATACAGCCTTCTGAAATTTTCAAGCCATCTTTTATCTTGATGCTAGCTTATTTGATTTATCAAAATCCACCACCACCTAATGGCTACGGTTTAAAACAATTTCTTAAACTGAGTTTTTATATTATCCTACCTTTTTTACTCATCGCAGGTGAACCTGATCTAGGAACAGCTTTAGTGCTTTTAATAGTAGGCTTTGGAGCACTTTTCATCATCGGGGTAAATTATAAAATTTGGCTTAGTATTTTTTTAGCTATAGCTATTGCTTCGCCTATTATTTACAGCGACTTTCTCAAACCCTATCAAAAACAAAGAATTCATGATTTCTTAGCCGAAGAACCAAGTTACCACGTAAAACAATCTATTATCGCTATAGGGAGTGGAGGTTTAAGCGGAAAAAAAGCAGATGAAGCCACGCAAACACACTTTAAATTTTTACCTATTTCTACAAGTGATTTTATTTTTGCTTATCTAACCGAAAGATTTGGTTTTTTAGGTGCTGTGGCGATTATATTGCTCTATACCTTACTCATTTTCCATTTGCTAAGTTTAAACTATAAACTCAAAGATGATTATTTTACTAGAGTGGTTACTAATTGTATTGCTTTGTTTATTTTTATATATGTTGCGGTTAATATCTCAATGACCATAGGATTTGCACCTGTTGTTGGTATACCTATGCCATTTTTTAGCCACGGAGGGAGTTCTTTTGCCACTTTTATGGTTTTCTTTGGAATTTTACAAAATTTAATTACCTTTAGATATTTAGCCATAGAAAAAGCAGTAAAAATAAAATTCTAA
- a CDS encoding murein hydrolase activator EnvC family protein, with translation MKKCLWLFLFSFSVLFANEIAQKQKDIKENERIVKQLSKKLEDLASEILDNEKNLKKIATEISVLNSKTSKLEGSVKTQIKALEQLNIQNKDLLHNRNKIEGKLIDLIAKDFAYDLAIPEKYIESEDAIIALELVGALDKIFKEKFYQISKDYEDISKKIEEKQGQINTINANLKNYKDQIDELKNLRKKQEREIAKQKTDKEIYTRKLSNLQAQQQELRKTLNKLQIIKEREEEKLAQKKEQSKKPSSSVKQVGSSYQTSSVKRYSGVKTISPLESYTVKQKFGNYVDPIYNIKIYNENVVLKSNTPNAAVRNVLDGKVVFAKATPTLKQVVIVENKDGIHTIYAHLDKIAPGVKVGRNIKKGYIIGRVESDLTFEVTQKNFHINPLEMIK, from the coding sequence ATGAAAAAATGCTTATGGCTTTTTTTATTTTCTTTTTCTGTTTTATTTGCTAATGAAATCGCACAAAAACAAAAAGATATTAAGGAAAATGAACGCATAGTAAAGCAACTGTCTAAAAAACTAGAAGATTTAGCAAGTGAAATTTTAGATAATGAAAAAAATCTTAAAAAAATTGCTACTGAAATTAGTGTTTTAAATTCAAAAACATCTAAACTTGAAGGTTCTGTAAAAACCCAAATTAAAGCTTTAGAACAGTTAAATATACAAAATAAGGATCTTTTGCATAATAGAAATAAAATCGAAGGTAAGTTGATTGATTTGATAGCAAAAGATTTCGCCTATGATTTGGCGATACCTGAAAAATATATCGAAAGTGAAGATGCGATTATTGCCTTGGAGTTGGTTGGAGCTTTGGATAAAATTTTTAAAGAAAAGTTTTATCAAATTTCAAAAGATTATGAAGATATCAGTAAAAAAATAGAAGAAAAGCAAGGTCAAATTAATACAATTAATGCAAATTTAAAGAATTACAAAGATCAAATTGATGAGTTAAAAAATTTGAGAAAAAAACAAGAAAGAGAGATTGCAAAACAAAAAACTGATAAGGAAATTTATACACGAAAACTTTCTAATCTACAAGCACAGCAACAAGAATTAAGAAAAACTTTAAATAAATTGCAAATCATCAAGGAAAGAGAAGAAGAAAAGCTAGCGCAGAAAAAAGAACAAAGTAAAAAACCCAGTTCAAGTGTAAAGCAGGTTGGTTCGAGTTATCAAACAAGTAGTGTTAAACGTTATAGCGGTGTTAAAACCATCTCTCCATTAGAATCTTATACTGTAAAGCAAAAATTTGGAAATTATGTTGATCCAATTTATAATATCAAAATTTATAATGAAAATGTTGTATTAAAAAGCAATACGCCTAATGCTGCTGTAAGGAATGTGCTTGATGGAAAAGTAGTTTTTGCTAAAGCAACGCCTACTCTAAAACAAGTTGTTATTGTAGAAAATAAAGATGGCATTCATACTATTTATGCACATTTAGATAAGATTGCACCTGGAGTAAAAGTTGGTAGAAATATCAAAAAAGGTTATATTATAGGAAGAGTAGAAAGTGACTTAACATTTGAGGTTACACAAAAGAATTTTCACATCAATCCTTTAGAAATGATAAAATAA
- the trmB gene encoding tRNA (guanosine(46)-N7)-methyltransferase TrmB: protein MPNFKCKTLKEIQLPFEKEGVEFLWMAKGENVDLLFTRIEQENFFLQIKKDVKNHTWLIKGEKHTKPSQIGYLQKALLVFKENFTQDVVCEAVALKHTRLIQKTPLIANDLKEILEQIQDKKQIYIEIGFGSGRHLLYQARQNPGVLIIGIEIYTPALEQVAKLALSEKLNNILLIETDARLLLSVLESNLVDKIFLHFPVPWDKKPHRRVVGINFANECARVLKESGQFELRTDSFLYFDFTLETFLNFSHLKALIKKNENLEISSKYEDRWKRQNKDIYDLIISGFGWSEALNKDQKFAIEELCFDSKELKSIEEKFKNEVFKGEDFFLHFEKMYLKDESLLIKIAFGAFYKPEHMYINLSCNGVNFVFDKPFKTKENLKAIEKLREILYSYTK from the coding sequence ATGCCAAATTTTAAGTGTAAAACTTTAAAAGAAATTCAACTTCCTTTTGAAAAAGAAGGGGTTGAATTTTTATGGATGGCCAAGGGTGAAAATGTAGACTTGCTTTTTACGCGTATTGAGCAAGAAAACTTTTTTTTGCAGATAAAAAAAGATGTGAAAAACCACACATGGCTAATTAAGGGTGAAAAACACACAAAACCATCTCAAATTGGGTATTTGCAAAAAGCTTTGTTGGTATTTAAAGAAAACTTTACTCAAGATGTAGTTTGCGAGGCTGTAGCATTAAAACATACTAGGCTGATCCAAAAAACGCCTTTGATTGCTAATGATCTTAAAGAAATTTTAGAACAGATTCAAGATAAAAAGCAAATTTATATTGAGATTGGATTTGGTAGCGGTAGGCATTTGCTTTATCAAGCTAGACAAAACCCTGGTGTTTTGATTATCGGTATAGAAATTTACACTCCTGCATTAGAGCAAGTAGCTAAGCTTGCTTTGAGTGAAAAATTAAATAATATTTTATTGATAGAAACAGATGCTAGATTGTTATTAAGTGTACTTGAGTCCAACTTGGTAGATAAAATTTTCTTGCATTTTCCTGTACCTTGGGACAAAAAGCCTCATCGTAGGGTAGTTGGGATAAATTTTGCAAATGAATGCGCTAGAGTTTTGAAAGAAAGTGGTCAATTTGAGCTTAGAACGGATAGTTTTTTGTATTTTGATTTTACCTTAGAAACTTTTTTGAATTTTTCTCATTTGAAAGCCTTGATTAAGAAAAATGAAAATTTAGAAATTTCAAGTAAATACGAAGATCGTTGGAAAAGACAAAACAAAGATATTTATGACTTGATCATTAGTGGTTTTGGTTGGAGTGAAGCTTTAAATAAAGATCAAAAATTTGCCATTGAAGAGCTATGTTTTGATTCAAAAGAATTAAAAAGTATTGAAGAGAAATTTAAAAATGAAGTCTTTAAAGGGGAGGATTTTTTCTTGCATTTTGAAAAAATGTATCTTAAAGATGAAAGTCTTCTTATCAAGATTGCTTTTGGTGCTTTTTATAAGCCTGAGCATATGTATATTAACTTAAGTTGCAATGGAGTTAATTTTGTTTTTGATAAGCCTTTTAAGACAAAAGAAAATCTAAAAGCTATAGAAAAATTAAGAGAAATATTGTATTCTTATACTAAATAA
- a CDS encoding RluA family pseudouridine synthase: MLKISSLCEERLDIFLSEILKQSRSQVARLIKEDCVYINEKLENKNSKKLKKKDEIGIVFPQIKEAKEIYEPDFDIEILYEDDDILVLNKAPNIVVHGASSVKEATLVDWLLRKGYALSNLNGEHRAGLVHRLDKGTSGAIVIAKNNQAHQLLAAQLLDKSMGRFYLALSDLPLKNEKMSNEKAIMRCPSNRLKKITTNHPNTLAKSAKTDFVNLLSGEKCSLLAAKLYTGRTHQIRVHLADFNRYILGDELYGYKGKIKYNRVMLHAYLIYFIHPRTKELMFIKAPMFDDFYQILKENFTQGEIDEKTSLDYLKFCFGF; the protein is encoded by the coding sequence ATGTTAAAAATTTCATCGCTTTGTGAAGAAAGATTAGATATTTTTTTATCAGAAATACTCAAACAAAGTCGTTCTCAAGTTGCTAGATTGATAAAAGAAGATTGTGTTTATATCAATGAAAAACTAGAAAATAAAAACTCAAAAAAACTTAAAAAAAAAGATGAAATTGGCATAGTTTTTCCTCAGATTAAAGAAGCTAAAGAAATTTATGAACCTGATTTTGATATAGAAATTTTATACGAAGATGATGATATTTTGGTGTTAAATAAAGCGCCTAATATTGTTGTGCATGGTGCAAGCAGTGTTAAGGAAGCAACTTTGGTGGATTGGCTTTTGCGTAAGGGTTATGCTTTGTCTAATTTAAATGGAGAGCATAGAGCAGGACTTGTACATCGGCTAGATAAGGGTACAAGTGGTGCTATTGTCATAGCTAAAAACAACCAAGCACATCAACTTTTAGCTGCTCAACTTTTAGATAAAAGCATGGGAAGGTTTTATTTGGCATTAAGCGATCTTCCTTTAAAAAATGAAAAAATGAGCAATGAAAAAGCTATTATGCGTTGTCCTAGCAATAGGCTTAAAAAAATTACCACAAACCACCCTAATACTTTAGCTAAGAGCGCTAAAACTGACTTTGTAAATTTGCTAAGTGGTGAAAAATGCTCATTGCTAGCTGCTAAGTTATACACAGGAAGAACCCATCAAATCAGAGTGCATTTGGCTGATTTTAATCGTTATATTTTAGGAGATGAATTATACGGATATAAAGGAAAAATAAAGTATAATAGAGTAATGCTTCATGCGTATTTGATTTATTTTATTCATCCTAGGACTAAAGAGTTGATGTTTATAAAAGCTCCTATGTTTGATGATTTTTATCAAATTTTAAAAGAAAACTTTACACAAGGAGAGATAGATGAGAAAACTTCATTGGATTATCTTAAGTTCTGCTTTGGCTTTTAG
- a CDS encoding cell division ATP-binding protein FtsE: MIEAKKLCLGYDELVIENASFSLKDNDFVFITGKSGSGKSTLLKSFYGDLEPIGGNLKVCGNDLTEVSNAELLQLRQKIGIIFQDYRLIQEFSVEKNVMLPLMIKGYSKNVCKEQAAKLLKHVNLTFKADKKPAQLSGGEQQRVAMARALAHNPKLLLCDEPTGNLDEYSSDIIWTLLKSAREILGTCVVVVTHRIPTNLRLDYRRFNIENGRMNEIF, translated from the coding sequence ATGATAGAAGCTAAAAAGCTTTGTCTTGGTTATGATGAGCTTGTAATTGAAAATGCTAGTTTCTCATTAAAAGATAATGATTTTGTTTTTATTACAGGAAAAAGTGGTAGTGGGAAGTCAACTTTGTTAAAATCTTTTTATGGAGATTTAGAGCCAATTGGTGGAAATTTAAAAGTGTGTGGTAATGATTTAACAGAAGTATCTAATGCTGAACTTTTACAACTTCGACAAAAAATTGGTATTATTTTTCAAGATTATCGTTTGATACAAGAATTTAGCGTTGAAAAAAACGTAATGCTTCCTTTGATGATCAAAGGCTATAGTAAAAATGTATGCAAAGAGCAAGCAGCAAAGCTTTTAAAGCATGTAAATTTAACTTTTAAAGCTGACAAAAAACCAGCTCAACTTTCAGGTGGAGAGCAACAACGTGTTGCTATGGCAAGAGCTTTGGCGCATAATCCTAAGTTGCTTTTGTGTGATGAACCAACGGGAAACTTAGATGAGTACTCCTCAGATATTATTTGGACTTTACTAAAATCAGCAAGAGAGATACTAGGTACTTGTGTGGTAGTTGTTACACATAGAATTCCTACTAATTTAAGATTAGATTATCGTCGTTTTAATATTGAAAATGGGAGAATGAATGAAATCTTTTAA
- a CDS encoding RelA/SpoT family protein → MKLINDELLLDKLVDDIKNCKDLQRAKEILFMVFPQSAVLEKAVDFCIQKHEGQFRKSGEPYAVHPILVASFVAFLSPVQSMIIAALLHDVLEDTTCSEEELNTEFGEEVTKLVQGLTKIVSIREDHLTHSNSNEKLTKSALTFRNMLLAGIEDVSVLVIKLCDRLHNMLTLNFLREDKQKRISEETLVVYAPIAHRLGISSIKNLLEDLSFKFLLPDEYAQIDNYINAKDQQIQLGFNEFISKIEMLFLQNGFRQGSFVIHKRIKHNYSIYLKMQRKGVGLDEVLDLLGVRILVEKVYDCYLALGILHTHFNPLISRFKDYIALPKQNGYQTLHTTLFDAKNIIEAQIRTFDMHKTAEFGVAAHWKYKEGNIATPNLDWLADISMHGKEEGNNIQDCDAIELYEYAKDSLYIEDIAVYSPKGEIFTLPRGATALDFAYEVHTKVGLHAKTAFVNRIKVPLLTVLKNGDIVSIETSEEEFFRCSWIDSVKTGKARASIRDFCKQKKKELNNKIAVNLLSTVFNEDSKLIEEWLEKEKFNKKLRQIALDFNYFKEVIISLRKYAGQTQVAKFEQNEQKFESMVVGSNYKITTINFDYCCRPKRGDEIIAFRHSTSAIVHHKLCEQAMKKIADNKEMVFVFWNESSIKSYKIIVSIENKKGSLADFLTTLAKMQINVLSINSADSEPVVANYFEVQVELPNNMDVESAKERLKARYKILDFTSLNDAYNNH, encoded by the coding sequence TTGAAGCTGATAAATGATGAGTTGTTGTTAGACAAACTTGTTGATGATATAAAAAATTGCAAAGATTTACAAAGAGCAAAAGAAATTCTTTTTATGGTTTTTCCCCAATCTGCTGTTTTGGAAAAAGCAGTAGATTTTTGTATTCAAAAGCATGAAGGACAGTTTAGAAAAAGTGGTGAGCCATATGCTGTGCATCCTATTTTAGTAGCTTCTTTTGTGGCTTTTTTAAGTCCCGTGCAGTCTATGATTATAGCCGCATTATTGCACGATGTATTGGAAGATACTACTTGTAGCGAGGAAGAACTTAATACGGAATTTGGTGAAGAGGTGACAAAATTAGTACAAGGCTTAACTAAAATAGTCAGCATTAGAGAAGATCATCTTACGCATTCTAACTCAAATGAAAAACTCACAAAGTCTGCTTTGACTTTTAGAAATATGCTTTTAGCAGGTATTGAAGATGTGAGTGTGCTTGTGATAAAACTATGTGATAGATTGCACAATATGCTTACATTAAATTTTTTAAGAGAAGATAAGCAAAAAAGAATCAGTGAAGAAACCTTAGTGGTTTATGCGCCAATTGCACATAGGCTTGGTATATCAAGTATTAAAAATTTACTTGAGGATTTGAGTTTTAAATTTTTATTACCTGATGAATATGCGCAAATTGATAATTATATTAACGCAAAAGATCAGCAAATTCAACTTGGATTTAATGAGTTTATTTCGAAAATAGAAATGTTATTTTTACAAAATGGCTTTAGACAAGGCAGCTTTGTCATACATAAAAGAATCAAACATAATTACTCAATTTACTTAAAAATGCAGCGAAAAGGTGTAGGGCTTGATGAAGTTTTAGATCTTTTGGGCGTGAGAATTTTAGTTGAAAAAGTGTATGATTGTTACTTAGCTTTGGGGATTTTACACACACATTTTAATCCTTTGATTTCAAGATTTAAAGACTATATAGCTCTACCAAAGCAAAATGGTTATCAAACTTTACACACTACTTTATTTGATGCGAAAAATATCATAGAGGCGCAAATTCGTACTTTTGACATGCATAAAACCGCAGAATTTGGTGTCGCAGCACACTGGAAATACAAAGAAGGTAATATCGCTACTCCGAATTTAGATTGGCTTGCAGATATTTCCATGCATGGCAAGGAAGAGGGAAATAATATTCAAGATTGTGATGCTATAGAACTTTATGAGTACGCAAAAGATAGTTTATATATAGAAGATATTGCAGTGTATTCACCAAAAGGTGAAATTTTCACCTTGCCACGTGGCGCTACGGCTTTGGATTTTGCATATGAAGTACACACTAAAGTTGGTCTTCATGCAAAAACAGCTTTTGTAAACCGTATAAAAGTTCCACTCTTAACTGTGCTTAAAAACGGGGATATTGTAAGCATTGAAACTTCAGAGGAAGAATTTTTTAGATGTTCTTGGATTGATAGTGTTAAAACAGGAAAAGCTAGAGCTAGTATAAGGGATTTTTGCAAGCAAAAGAAAAAAGAGCTAAATAATAAAATTGCAGTTAATCTTTTATCTACTGTTTTTAATGAAGATTCAAAACTAATCGAAGAATGGCTTGAAAAAGAGAAATTTAACAAAAAGCTTAGACAAATCGCTTTAGATTTTAATTATTTTAAAGAAGTGATCATTAGTCTTAGAAAATACGCAGGGCAAACTCAAGTGGCCAAATTTGAACAAAATGAACAAAAATTTGAAAGTATGGTAGTGGGGTCAAACTATAAAATCACTACAATCAATTTTGATTATTGTTGTAGGCCTAAAAGAGGAGATGAGATTATCGCTTTTAGGCATTCAACTAGTGCAATTGTCCATCATAAGCTTTGTGAACAGGCTATGAAAAAGATAGCTGATAATAAAGAAATGGTTTTTGTTTTTTGGAATGAAAGTTCGATAAAAAGTTACAAAATTATTGTTTCAATAGAAAATAAAAAAGGCTCTTTAGCGGATTTTCTAACTACTTTAGCTAAAATGCAGATTAATGTTTTAAGTATTAACTCGGCTGATTCAGAACCTGTGGTGGCAAATTATTTTGAAGTGCAGGTTGAATTACCTAATAATATGGATGTTGAAAGTGCAAAAGAAAGGCTGAAGGCTAGATATAAAATTCTAGATTTTACATCTTTAAATGATGCATACAATAATCACTAA
- the pyrH gene encoding UMP kinase: protein MNNKRKRVLVKFSGEALAGENGFGIENSILKYIASEIKSLIKENVEVGIVIGGGNIIRGVSAARDGLIKRTSGDHMGMLATVINSIAMQEALESAGLDVRVQSAIQMEAFCETYIMRRAHRHLEKGRIVIFACGTGNPYFTTDTAATLRAVEIQADMIIKATKVDGIYDKDPNRFDDAVMLNELGYERALHDNIKVMDDTAIALAKDNALPIVVCNMFKEGNLLKIIQGDMSLCSIVKNQD from the coding sequence ATGAATAATAAAAGAAAAAGAGTATTGGTTAAATTTTCTGGAGAAGCTTTAGCTGGGGAAAATGGCTTTGGTATAGAAAATTCCATTTTAAAGTATATAGCTTCTGAAATTAAAAGCTTAATTAAAGAAAATGTGGAAGTGGGTATTGTGATAGGTGGTGGAAATATCATCAGAGGAGTATCTGCGGCTAGAGATGGTTTGATTAAAAGAACAAGTGGCGATCATATGGGTATGCTTGCTACTGTGATTAATTCTATAGCAATGCAAGAAGCATTAGAAAGTGCTGGGCTTGATGTAAGGGTTCAAAGTGCTATTCAAATGGAAGCATTTTGTGAAACTTACATCATGAGAAGAGCACATAGACATTTAGAAAAAGGACGCATAGTTATTTTTGCCTGTGGTACTGGTAATCCTTATTTTACTACTGATACAGCTGCAACTTTAAGAGCAGTGGAAATTCAAGCAGATATGATCATCAAGGCTACCAAAGTAGATGGCATTTATGATAAAGATCCTAATAGATTTGACGATGCTGTGATGTTAAATGAGTTAGGTTATGAAAGAGCTTTGCATGATAACATTAAAGTGATGGATGATACTGCTATTGCTTTGGCTAAAGACAATGCTTTACCTATTGTAGTTTGCAATATGTTTAAAGAAGGAAATTTATTAAAAATCATTCAAGGCGATATGAGTTTATGCTCTATTGTTAAAAATCAAGATTAA
- a CDS encoding fibronectin type III domain-containing protein: MRKLHWIILSSALAFSACSTTMSSPQIAQVNDTLPKISSIKSISDITSIAFEWEPLYDQNIAGYYIYRANAAGAPMELIAKIKNKFQTHYTDTDLEPNTRYYYSMKTFNELGQVSQDGVSIEAFTNRVIDPVPFVQAIVGLPNRVKLVWRPHPDVRVNAYVIERANMKDMKFKELAKIKNRLSAEYIDDSLKPDESFQYRIIALTYDGIKSAPSKIVESTTKALPPMVSNLQASKDAPRKIILTWDKIDYADFAYYKIYSSSNTFLPFSVIAKTSENTYEDIVKGVAEKRYYKVSMVDKDGLESPIANEPIEGITLGAPLAPSIVLCAVEDDGIRVEWVDNDDRAKEYIVKRSGGGSNAIFKEIKSKQLKDITAAPGKVYSYEVIAIDANGIESKASDKFTAVK, encoded by the coding sequence ATGAGAAAACTTCATTGGATTATCTTAAGTTCTGCTTTGGCTTTTAGTGCTTGTAGTACAACGATGAGTTCACCGCAAATTGCTCAAGTGAATGATACTTTGCCAAAAATTTCAAGTATTAAAAGTATAAGTGATATTACTAGTATAGCATTTGAATGGGAACCATTGTATGATCAAAATATAGCAGGATATTACATTTATAGAGCAAATGCAGCTGGTGCACCTATGGAGCTTATAGCAAAAATTAAAAATAAGTTTCAAACACATTATACCGATACAGATTTGGAGCCAAATACAAGATATTATTATTCTATGAAAACTTTTAATGAGCTTGGACAAGTTTCTCAAGATGGTGTGAGTATAGAGGCTTTTACTAATAGAGTGATTGATCCAGTGCCTTTTGTGCAGGCTATTGTAGGTTTGCCAAATCGTGTAAAATTAGTATGGAGACCACATCCTGATGTGAGAGTTAATGCGTATGTTATTGAACGTGCAAATATGAAAGATATGAAATTTAAAGAATTAGCTAAAATCAAAAATCGCTTAAGTGCTGAATATATAGATGATTCATTAAAACCTGATGAGAGTTTTCAGTATAGAATTATAGCTTTAACTTATGATGGTATTAAAAGTGCCCCAAGCAAGATAGTAGAATCTACCACTAAAGCACTTCCTCCTATGGTAAGCAATTTGCAAGCAAGTAAAGATGCTCCAAGAAAGATCATTTTAACTTGGGATAAAATTGATTATGCAGATTTTGCTTATTATAAAATTTATTCTAGTTCAAATACCTTTTTGCCATTTAGTGTAATAGCAAAAACTTCTGAAAATACTTACGAAGATATAGTTAAAGGCGTGGCTGAAAAAAGATATTATAAAGTAAGTATGGTGGATAAAGATGGCTTAGAAAGTCCTATTGCAAATGAACCTATAGAAGGTATCACCCTAGGGGCCCCACTAGCTCCAAGCATTGTTTTGTGTGCAGTCGAAGATGATGGCATTAGAGTAGAATGGGTTGATAATGATGATAGGGCTAAGGAGTATATAGTAAAAAGAAGTGGCGGTGGAAGTAATGCTATATTTAAAGAGATTAAATCTAAACAACTCAAAGATATCACTGCGGCTCCAGGTAAAGTTTATAGCTATGAAGTTATAGCTATTGATGCAAATGGTATAGAATCTAAAGCTTCTGATAAATTTACAGCGGTGAAATAA
- a CDS encoding DNA-directed RNA polymerase subunit omega translates to MRVEQVAAKALKKLKDDRYKLALVVAKRAEELANGAEPLVNLDKNKYKYTDIALHEIAEDKIVLEGFIEADK, encoded by the coding sequence ATGAGAGTAGAACAAGTAGCTGCAAAAGCACTAAAAAAATTAAAAGATGATAGATATAAATTAGCACTTGTGGTGGCTAAGAGAGCCGAAGAACTTGCAAATGGTGCAGAGCCTTTAGTAAATTTAGATAAAAACAAATACAAATATACTGATATTGCTTTACATGAGATAGCAGAAGATAAAATTGTATTAGAGGGATTTATTGAAGCTGATAAATGA
- a CDS encoding FtsX-like permease family protein: protein MKSFKNHLSLIFALMVMMFAFEFLIITNKTIEHYEKLLNKDYNIIVVAKNHLDKKNIEDQVSHFQSLEILNPSEMIDRLKNDISAKNIEVLKATLPKFYTLKLNKLLSEDELNVLKEKLLKNSNIVKVETFAKTHTKIYKLLVLVKFLLWFVLFIIILLSFVLLLKQMKIWLFEHTQRVEIMCLLGAPFWFRSFMLYKIVFIDCLVAFLLLVLFFTQVYDLEAIKLALQSVDISLPKINIFTHLFLIFLAILCVCFACVNFVMFKVRK from the coding sequence ATGAAATCTTTTAAAAATCATCTTTCTTTGATATTTGCTTTAATGGTAATGATGTTTGCTTTTGAGTTTTTAATCATTACCAACAAAACTATAGAGCACTATGAGAAACTTTTAAACAAAGACTATAATATCATTGTGGTAGCTAAAAATCACTTGGATAAAAAAAACATAGAAGATCAAGTTAGTCATTTTCAATCTTTAGAAATTTTAAATCCAAGCGAAATGATAGATAGATTAAAAAATGATATTTCAGCTAAGAATATTGAAGTTTTAAAAGCAACTTTGCCTAAATTTTATACCTTGAAGCTTAATAAACTTTTGTCAGAAGATGAGTTGAATGTTTTAAAAGAAAAATTGTTAAAAAATTCAAACATAGTTAAAGTAGAAACCTTTGCTAAAACACATACAAAAATTTATAAGCTTTTGGTTTTGGTGAAATTTTTATTGTGGTTTGTTTTGTTTATTATTATTTTGCTTAGTTTTGTTTTATTACTTAAACAGATGAAAATATGGCTTTTTGAGCATACGCAAAGAGTTGAGATTATGTGCTTGCTTGGAGCACCATTTTGGTTTAGATCTTTCATGCTTTATAAGATCGTTTTTATTGATTGTTTGGTTGCGTTTTTGCTGCTTGTATTGTTTTTTACCCAAGTATATGATCTTGAAGCTATTAAACTAGCTTTACAAAGTGTGGATATAAGTTTACCTAAGATCAATATTTTCACGCATTTGTTTTTGATCTTTTTAGCTATTCTTTGTGTGTGTTTTGCATGTGTTAATTTTGTAATGTTTAAGGTTAGAAAATGA